A stretch of Triticum aestivum cultivar Chinese Spring chromosome 1D, IWGSC CS RefSeq v2.1, whole genome shotgun sequence DNA encodes these proteins:
- the LOC123180263 gene encoding maturase K-like — protein MFDIKERQFLHQKALFLKKKWKCYLINFWQYYFCFWTQPRRIHIKQLANSCFDFMGYLSSVPKSSLLVRNQMLENSFLIDTRMKKFDTMVPTTLLIGYLSKAQFCTGSGHPISKPIWTDLSDWDILDRFGRICRNLFHYHSGSSKKWTLYRLKNILRLSCARNLARKHKSTVRTFMQRLGSAFLEEFLWKKSQFFL, from the coding sequence ATGTTCGATATCAAGGAAAGGCAATTCTTGCATCAAAAGGCACTTTTTTTGAAGAAGAAATGGAAATGCTACCTTATCAATTTCTGGCAATATTATTTCTGTTTTTGGACTCAGCCGCGAAGAATCCATATAAAACAATTAGCAAACTCTTGCTTCGATTTTATGGGGTACCTTTCAAGTGTACCAAAAAGTTCTTTGTTAGTAAGGAATCAAATGCTGGAGAATTCATTTCTAATAGATACTCGAATGAAAAAATTCGATACCATGGTCCCCACTACTCTCCTCATAGGATACTTATCAAAAGCTCAATTTTGTACTGGATCGGGGCATCCTATTAGTAAACCCATTTGGACAGATTTATCAGATTGGGATATTCTTGATCGATTTGGTCGGATATGTAGAAATCTTTTTCATTATCATAGTGGATCTTCGAAGAAATGGACTTTGTATCGACTAAAGAATATACTTCGACTTTCATGTGCTAGAAATTTAGCTCGTAAACATAAAAGCACGGTACGAACTTTTATGCAACGATTGGGTTCGGCATTTTTAGAAGAATTTTTATGGAAGAAGAGCCAGTTTTTTCTTTGA